A stretch of the Bacillus anthracis str. Vollum genome encodes the following:
- the prpB gene encoding methylisocitrate lyase, with protein MAWVVNKQSTQEELANRFRALVEANEILQIPGAHDAMAALVARNTGFLALYLSGAAYTASKGLPDLGIVTSTEVAERARDLVRATDLPVLVDIDTGFGGVLNVARTAVEMVEAKVAAVQIEDQQLPKKCGHLNGKKLVTTEELVQKIKAIKEVAPSLYIVARTDARGVEGLDEAIERANAYVKAGADAIFPEALQSEEEFRLFNSKVNAPLLANMTEFGKTPYYSAEEFANMGFQMVIYPVTSLRVAAKAYENVFTLIKETGSQKDALSNMQTRSELYETISYHDFEELDTGIAKTVLSEDQ; from the coding sequence ATGGCTTGGGTTGTGAATAAACAGTCAACACAAGAGGAGCTTGCGAATCGCTTCCGAGCTTTAGTAGAAGCAAATGAAATTTTGCAAATTCCAGGTGCTCATGACGCAATGGCAGCTTTAGTTGCGAGAAATACAGGATTTTTGGCTCTTTATTTATCAGGAGCTGCCTATACTGCAAGTAAAGGATTACCTGATTTAGGAATCGTGACGTCTACTGAAGTAGCAGAGAGAGCAAGAGATCTAGTAAGAGCTACAGATTTACCAGTTCTTGTTGATATTGATACAGGATTTGGTGGTGTCCTAAACGTAGCGAGAACAGCTGTAGAAATGGTGGAAGCGAAAGTAGCAGCTGTTCAAATTGAAGATCAACAATTACCAAAAAAATGTGGACATTTAAATGGTAAGAAACTCGTTACGACAGAAGAATTAGTTCAAAAGATTAAAGCAATTAAAGAAGTTGCACCAAGCTTATATATTGTAGCTCGCACAGATGCTCGCGGCGTAGAAGGCTTGGATGAAGCGATTGAAAGAGCGAATGCTTATGTAAAAGCAGGTGCAGATGCGATATTCCCTGAAGCGCTTCAATCAGAAGAGGAGTTCCGTCTATTTAATAGTAAAGTAAATGCACCTTTACTTGCGAATATGACTGAATTTGGGAAAACGCCGTATTATAGTGCAGAGGAATTTGCGAATATGGGCTTCCAAATGGTTATTTATCCTGTAACTTCACTTCGCGTTGCAGCGAAAGCGTATGAGAATGTGTTTACTTTAATTAAGGAAACTGGTTCTCAAAAAGATGCACTTTCAAATATGCAAACGAGAAGTGAGTTATATGAAACAATTTCATATCATGACTTTGAAGAACTAGATACTGGTATTGCAAAAACAGTATTATCAGAGGATCAATAG
- a CDS encoding acyl-CoA dehydrogenase family protein, translating to MEKTKLPWDEFFSLNKDVKHAFFTPEDFSGDEDLIAKTTEQFVKQEIVPQMENIEQHNYKVSRQLFEKAGELGLLSIEVPEEYGGFELGKAVSGLVAEKMGYAGAFSVSFNIHAGVGTLPYIYYGTKEQKEKYLPKIASGEWIGAYALTEPNAGSDALSAKTSAVLNEDGTAWKLNGEKQWITNAHMADVYVVFAKTNKGMTAFIVERTCEGVSIGLEEKKMGIKGSSTATLILEDVVIPAENVLGEVGKGHHVALNILNFARLKLAFGNIGTAKQAIGLSVQYGKERKQFQTELVDFTMIQEKIANMIIATYGAESAAYRTAGVIDEAIHESDEDLMKKMSQFAIECALNKVNASETLGHIVDEAVQIHGGYGYMQEYEVELLYRDARISRIFEGTNEINRLTVAKMLMKQMEQIEDTEVEIDVANVERNHRYILLAKKLLKQSLKTLSKTPGLKIDQEQEYSRVLSNMLTDVYVMESAFLRTSKAISKNGEGKERTKQMITDVICEEGYRKVEEAAISILSAAVTEEQDRHVILAEIRQLLVPLYTNVFTKKREIAKAIINRGKYIV from the coding sequence ATGGAGAAAACGAAGTTACCGTGGGATGAATTTTTTTCACTTAATAAAGATGTGAAGCATGCTTTCTTTACGCCAGAAGATTTTTCAGGAGATGAAGATTTAATCGCAAAAACGACAGAACAATTCGTTAAACAAGAAATTGTTCCACAAATGGAGAATATTGAACAACATAACTATAAAGTTTCCCGTCAATTGTTTGAGAAAGCTGGAGAACTTGGATTATTAAGTATCGAGGTCCCAGAAGAATATGGCGGATTCGAATTAGGAAAGGCAGTTTCAGGGCTTGTAGCAGAAAAAATGGGATACGCTGGTGCATTTAGCGTTTCATTTAATATACACGCTGGTGTAGGTACATTGCCTTACATATATTACGGAACGAAAGAACAAAAAGAAAAATATTTGCCGAAAATTGCGTCTGGAGAATGGATTGGAGCTTATGCTTTAACTGAGCCAAATGCCGGTTCTGATGCATTAAGCGCAAAAACGAGCGCAGTATTGAATGAAGATGGTACTGCTTGGAAGTTAAATGGTGAGAAGCAGTGGATTACAAATGCTCATATGGCAGATGTATACGTTGTTTTTGCGAAGACAAATAAAGGAATGACAGCGTTTATTGTCGAAAGAACATGTGAAGGTGTATCCATTGGACTAGAAGAAAAGAAAATGGGGATTAAAGGTTCTTCAACGGCTACGCTTATTTTAGAAGATGTTGTTATACCTGCTGAAAATGTTTTAGGGGAAGTTGGGAAAGGGCATCACGTAGCTCTTAATATTCTTAACTTCGCTAGACTAAAGCTTGCTTTTGGAAATATTGGAACTGCAAAACAAGCAATTGGATTGTCGGTTCAATATGGAAAAGAGCGAAAACAGTTCCAAACGGAATTAGTAGATTTTACGATGATTCAAGAGAAAATTGCAAATATGATCATTGCTACATATGGAGCAGAAAGTGCAGCTTATCGTACAGCAGGTGTAATTGATGAAGCAATTCATGAGAGTGATGAGGATCTTATGAAGAAAATGTCTCAATTTGCTATTGAATGTGCACTGAATAAAGTAAATGCTTCTGAAACATTAGGTCATATCGTAGATGAAGCTGTACAAATTCATGGTGGTTACGGTTATATGCAAGAATACGAGGTAGAACTATTATATCGTGATGCTAGAATTAGTCGTATTTTTGAAGGAACGAATGAAATTAATAGATTAACAGTTGCCAAAATGTTAATGAAGCAAATGGAACAAATTGAAGATACTGAAGTAGAGATTGATGTAGCAAATGTCGAACGAAATCATCGTTACATTTTATTAGCGAAAAAATTGTTGAAACAATCTTTGAAAACGCTCTCTAAAACTCCAGGGTTAAAAATTGATCAAGAGCAAGAATATTCACGTGTATTATCTAATATGTTAACGGATGTGTACGTCATGGAATCAGCATTTTTACGTACGAGTAAAGCAATTAGTAAAAATGGTGAAGGGAAAGAACGTACGAAACAAATGATAACTGACGTTATTTGTGAAGAAGGCTATCGTAAAGTAGAAGAAGCGGCGATTTCTATACTTTCAGCGGCTGTTACAGAAGAACAAGATAGGCACGTAATTTTAGCTGAAATTCGTCAATTATTAGTACCTTTATACACGAACGTATTTACAAAAAAGAGAGAAATTGCGAAAGCTATTATAAATCGCGGAAAGTATATTGTGTAA
- a CDS encoding NAD(P)-dependent oxidoreductase translates to MKKIGFIGLGNMGLPMSKNLVKSNYTVYGVDLNKDAEASFEKEGGIIGLSISKLAETCDVIFTSLPSPRAVEAVYFGQEGLFENSHSNVVLIDTSTVSPQLNKQLEEAAKEKKVDFLAAPVSGGVIGAENRTLTFMVGGSKEVYEKTESIMGVLGANIFHVSEQIDSGTTVKLINNLLIGFYTAGVSEALTLAKKNNMDLDKMFDILNVSYGQSRIYERNYKSFIASENYEPGFTVNLLKKDLGFAVDLAKESELHLPVSEMLLNVYEEASEAGYGENDMAALYKKVSEQLISNQK, encoded by the coding sequence ATGAAAAAGATTGGTTTTATCGGTTTAGGTAACATGGGTCTTCCAATGTCTAAAAATTTAGTTAAATCAAATTACACAGTATATGGTGTGGATTTAAATAAAGACGCTGAAGCTTCCTTTGAAAAAGAAGGAGGAATAATTGGCTTATCAATCTCAAAACTAGCAGAAACATGCGATGTGATTTTTACAAGTTTACCTTCACCTCGTGCTGTTGAAGCAGTATATTTTGGACAAGAAGGATTATTTGAAAATAGTCACTCGAATGTAGTTTTAATAGATACAAGTACTGTATCTCCACAGTTAAACAAACAGTTAGAGGAAGCTGCAAAGGAAAAGAAAGTAGACTTCTTAGCGGCACCTGTTAGTGGTGGGGTAATTGGAGCTGAAAATCGTACATTAACGTTTATGGTTGGTGGATCAAAAGAAGTATATGAAAAAACAGAATCTATCATGGGCGTACTAGGCGCTAACATTTTCCATGTTAGTGAGCAAATTGATAGTGGTACAACAGTTAAATTAATTAATAACCTATTAATTGGTTTTTATACAGCTGGTGTGAGTGAAGCTTTAACGTTAGCGAAAAAGAACAATATGGATTTAGATAAAATGTTTGATATTTTAAATGTAAGTTATGGTCAAAGTAGAATTTATGAGCGCAATTATAAAAGTTTCATTGCATCAGAAAACTACGAGCCAGGCTTTACTGTAAATTTATTAAAGAAAGATTTGGGATTTGCAGTTGATTTAGCGAAAGAAAGCGAACTTCACTTACCAGTAAGCGAAATGCTATTAAACGTATATGAAGAAGCAAGTGAAGCAGGTTATGGTGAAAATGATATGGCTGCTTTATATAAAAAAGTTAGTGAACAATTAATTTCTAATCAAAAATAA
- a CDS encoding CoA-acylating methylmalonate-semialdehyde dehydrogenase encodes MITTEIKRVKNHINGEWVESTGTEVEAVPNPATGKIIAYVPLSPKEDVEKAVEAAKAAYETWSKVPVPNRSRQLYKYLQLLQENKEELAKIITLENGKTLTDATGEVQRGIEAVELATSAPNLMMGQALPNIASGIDGSIWRYPIGVVAGITPFNFPMMIPLWMFPLAIACGNTFVLKTSERTPLLAERLVELFYEAGFPKGVLNLVQGGKDVVNSILENKDIQAVSFVGSEPVARYVYETGTKHGKRVQALAGAKNHAIVMPDCNLEKTVQGVIGSAFASSGERCMACSVVAVVDEIADEFIDVLVAETKKLKVGDGFHEDNYVGPLIRESHKERVLGYINSGVADGATLLVDGRKIKEEVGEGYFVGATIFDGVNQEMKIWQDEIFAPVLSIVRVKDLEEGIKLTNQSKFANGAVIYTSNGKHAQTFRDNIDAGMIGVNVNVPAPMAFFAFAGNKASFFGDLGTNGTDGVQFYTRKKVVTERWF; translated from the coding sequence ATGATTACAACTGAAATTAAACGAGTAAAAAATCATATTAATGGTGAGTGGGTAGAATCTACTGGTACAGAAGTAGAAGCAGTTCCAAATCCGGCGACTGGAAAAATTATCGCTTACGTTCCGCTATCTCCGAAAGAAGATGTTGAAAAAGCTGTTGAAGCAGCAAAAGCAGCATATGAAACATGGTCTAAAGTACCAGTTCCGAATCGTTCAAGACAATTGTATAAATATTTACAGCTTTTACAAGAAAACAAAGAAGAACTGGCAAAAATTATTACGCTAGAAAATGGTAAAACATTAACGGATGCAACTGGTGAAGTACAGCGTGGTATTGAAGCAGTAGAACTTGCAACGTCAGCACCAAATTTAATGATGGGACAAGCACTTCCGAATATTGCTAGTGGCATTGATGGATCAATTTGGCGCTATCCAATCGGGGTTGTTGCTGGTATTACACCTTTTAACTTCCCAATGATGATTCCATTATGGATGTTCCCTCTTGCAATTGCTTGTGGTAATACATTCGTATTAAAAACATCTGAAAGAACGCCGCTTTTGGCTGAAAGACTTGTGGAGTTATTCTATGAAGCTGGTTTTCCAAAAGGCGTACTAAATTTAGTACAAGGCGGAAAAGATGTTGTAAATAGCATTTTAGAAAATAAAGATATTCAAGCTGTTTCGTTCGTTGGATCTGAGCCGGTAGCTCGTTACGTATACGAAACAGGTACGAAACATGGAAAACGTGTACAAGCGTTAGCTGGTGCGAAAAACCACGCGATTGTAATGCCAGATTGCAATCTTGAGAAAACAGTGCAAGGTGTAATTGGATCCGCATTTGCAAGTAGCGGAGAACGCTGCATGGCATGTTCAGTAGTAGCGGTAGTTGATGAAATTGCTGATGAATTCATTGACGTACTAGTAGCAGAGACGAAGAAGTTAAAAGTAGGTGACGGTTTCCACGAAGATAATTATGTTGGACCATTAATTCGTGAATCTCATAAAGAGCGTGTATTAGGCTATATTAATAGCGGTGTAGCAGATGGAGCAACGTTATTAGTAGATGGCCGCAAAATTAAGGAAGAAGTTGGAGAAGGTTACTTTGTAGGTGCGACAATCTTTGATGGCGTAAATCAAGAAATGAAAATTTGGCAAGATGAGATTTTTGCTCCAGTATTAAGCATTGTACGTGTTAAAGATTTAGAAGAAGGTATTAAACTAACAAATCAATCTAAATTTGCAAATGGTGCAGTTATTTATACGTCAAACGGTAAACATGCACAAACGTTCCGTGATAACATCGATGCGGGTATGATCGGTGTAAACGTAAACGTTCCAGCACCAATGGCATTCTTCGCATTTGCAGGAAATAAAGCGTCATTCTTTGGTGATTTAGGTACAAATGGTACAGATGGCGTTCAATTTTATACACGTAAAAAAGTTGTAACTGAGCGCTGGTTTTAA
- a CDS encoding LysE family translocator: MIENYFLFIIMSICLIILPGPDTAMATKNTLVAGKVGGVKTVFGTCIALLIHTLAAVIGLSALIVKSALLFSIFKYVGALYLIYIGIKALLAVRNKEGVDTNDISLHNEDEHTSCFRQGFLTNLLNPKVAVFFLTFLPQFLNPNHNTFIQLLVMGLTYLILTVIWFAFYIFLIDKISAFMKKPKTQRYIQGLTGIVLIGFGIKLAFEKSN, from the coding sequence ATGATTGAAAATTATTTTCTTTTCATCATTATGTCTATTTGTCTTATTATTTTACCCGGCCCTGATACTGCAATGGCTACGAAAAACACATTAGTTGCTGGTAAAGTGGGCGGAGTGAAAACAGTGTTCGGTACATGTATTGCACTATTGATCCATACTTTAGCAGCAGTAATCGGTCTTTCTGCACTTATTGTAAAGTCAGCTCTTTTATTTTCTATTTTCAAGTACGTTGGAGCTCTATATTTAATTTATATTGGTATTAAAGCCCTTTTAGCAGTAAGAAATAAAGAAGGCGTCGATACGAACGATATTTCTTTGCATAATGAAGACGAACACACTTCTTGCTTTCGTCAAGGGTTTCTTACGAATTTATTAAACCCTAAAGTTGCAGTCTTCTTTTTAACATTTTTACCGCAATTTTTAAATCCAAATCATAATACGTTTATCCAACTTCTCGTAATGGGCCTTACTTACCTCATTTTAACAGTTATATGGTTCGCTTTTTATATATTTTTAATTGATAAAATTAGTGCTTTTATGAAAAAACCGAAGACACAACGTTATATTCAAGGGTTAACAGGAATTGTCTTAATTGGTTTTGGAATTAAACTAGCTTTTGAAAAAAGCAATTAA
- a CDS encoding enoyl-CoA hydratase/isomerase family protein — translation MTEHVLFSVSENGVASITLNRPKALNSLSYDMLQPIGQKLKEWENDEQIALIVLKGAGTKGFCAGGDIKTLYEARSNEIALQHAERFFEEEYEIDTYIYQYKKPIIACLDGIVMGGGVGLTNGAKYRIVTERTKWAMPEMNIGFFPDVGAAYFLNKAPGFAGRYVALTASILKASDVLFINAADYFMTSDSLPKFLTELESVNWHKEDDVHTHLKEVIRTFATTSNLESELAPLLEEINAHFAFDTIEKIIHSLEKDPSSFALKTKETLLSKSPISLKVTLKQFIDGHDKSVEECFATDLVLAKNFMRHEDFFEGVRSVVVDKDQNPNYKYKQLSDVAEEDVNQFFNLLNA, via the coding sequence ATGACTGAACACGTTTTATTTTCTGTTAGTGAAAACGGCGTTGCATCAATTACTTTAAACCGCCCAAAAGCACTTAATTCTTTATCTTATGACATGTTGCAACCAATTGGGCAAAAACTAAAAGAGTGGGAAAATGATGAGCAAATTGCGCTAATCGTATTAAAAGGAGCTGGCACAAAAGGTTTTTGTGCAGGCGGTGACATTAAAACTCTTTATGAAGCACGTTCAAATGAAATTGCATTACAGCATGCGGAACGTTTTTTTGAAGAAGAGTATGAAATTGATACATATATTTATCAATATAAAAAACCAATTATCGCTTGTTTAGATGGAATTGTAATGGGTGGTGGTGTCGGTCTTACAAATGGTGCGAAATACCGAATTGTAACCGAGCGTACAAAATGGGCAATGCCAGAAATGAATATCGGCTTCTTCCCAGACGTCGGTGCTGCTTATTTCTTAAATAAGGCTCCAGGGTTCGCTGGCAGATATGTTGCATTAACAGCATCTATTTTAAAAGCTTCTGACGTATTATTTATAAACGCTGCTGATTACTTTATGACATCTGATTCATTACCCAAGTTCCTTACTGAACTGGAAAGTGTAAATTGGCATAAAGAAGACGATGTACATACTCATTTAAAAGAAGTCATCCGTACATTTGCAACTACTTCAAATTTAGAAAGCGAGCTTGCTCCATTATTAGAAGAAATCAATGCACATTTTGCTTTCGATACAATTGAAAAAATTATTCATTCATTAGAGAAAGATCCAAGTTCCTTTGCTTTAAAAACGAAAGAAACACTATTATCAAAATCCCCTATTTCATTAAAAGTAACATTAAAACAGTTTATTGATGGACATGATAAGTCCGTTGAAGAATGTTTCGCTACTGACCTTGTACTTGCTAAAAATTTCATGAGACATGAAGATTTCTTTGAAGGAGTACGATCCGTTGTCGTTGATAAAGATCAAAATCCGAATTATAAATATAAGCAGTTAAGTGATGTTGCAGAAGAAGATGTAAATCAGTTCTTTAACTTACTTAACGCATAA
- a CDS encoding DUF2584 domain-containing protein has product MKFEMHTKIISNEKEVRLHIEENIFQLKLDGYHLFTVQEILPLYKSNEERIGSAMIQKLEWENGKTTINYQLVSLNSVN; this is encoded by the coding sequence ATGAAATTTGAGATGCACACAAAAATTATTTCAAATGAAAAAGAAGTAAGATTACATATAGAAGAAAACATATTTCAATTAAAATTGGATGGTTATCACTTATTTACAGTTCAAGAAATATTACCTTTATATAAATCAAATGAAGAAAGAATCGGTAGTGCAATGATACAAAAGTTAGAATGGGAGAACGGAAAAACTACAATAAACTATCAACTTGTATCACTAAATTCAGTAAATTAA
- a CDS encoding exonuclease SbcCD subunit D, producing the protein MKLFHTADWHLGKLVHGVYMTEDQKIVLDQFVQAVEEEKPDAVIIAGDLYDRAIPPTEAVDLLNDVLQKIVIDLQTPVIAVAGNHDSPDRIHFGSSLMKKQGLFIVGQFQFPYEPIILNDEHGEVHFHLVPYADPSIVRHVLKNEDVRSHDDAMRIFMNELSETMDKEARHVFVGHAFVTSAGEAEENTSDAERPLSIGGAEYVNSHYFDKFHYTALGHLHQAHFVRNETIRYSGSPLAYSISEEKHKKGYYIVELNEQGEATIEKRLLTPRRKMRTVEAKIDELLQHPVSEDYVFVKLLDENPVLQPMEKIRSVYPNAMHVERSIQRREFTESNEATVSRHKTDDLSLLKAFYKEMKGLDLSEEKERLFVEVLQTVQEREGERG; encoded by the coding sequence ATGAAGTTATTTCATACAGCGGATTGGCATTTAGGAAAGCTTGTTCATGGCGTGTATATGACTGAAGATCAAAAGATTGTATTAGATCAGTTTGTACAAGCAGTTGAAGAAGAAAAACCAGATGCCGTAATTATTGCAGGGGATTTATATGACCGAGCAATTCCACCTACGGAAGCAGTAGATTTATTAAATGATGTGCTGCAAAAAATAGTAATTGATTTACAAACACCAGTTATTGCAGTTGCTGGTAACCATGATAGTCCAGATCGTATTCATTTTGGAAGTAGTTTAATGAAGAAACAAGGATTATTTATTGTGGGGCAATTTCAATTTCCCTATGAACCAATTATATTAAATGATGAACATGGCGAGGTTCACTTCCATCTCGTTCCATATGCGGATCCGAGTATAGTTAGACATGTATTGAAAAACGAAGACGTACGTTCTCATGATGATGCGATGCGTATTTTTATGAATGAGCTTTCTGAAACGATGGATAAAGAAGCTAGACATGTATTTGTTGGTCATGCATTTGTAACTTCTGCTGGAGAAGCGGAAGAGAATACAAGTGATGCTGAACGACCGCTTTCAATTGGTGGTGCTGAATACGTAAATAGTCATTATTTTGATAAGTTTCATTACACAGCGCTTGGACATTTACATCAAGCGCATTTCGTACGTAATGAGACAATTCGATATTCAGGTTCGCCACTTGCCTATTCTATTTCTGAAGAAAAACATAAAAAAGGATATTATATTGTGGAACTGAACGAGCAAGGTGAAGCAACAATTGAAAAAAGGTTACTTACACCACGTCGTAAAATGCGAACAGTAGAAGCGAAAATAGATGAATTATTACAACATCCAGTAAGTGAAGATTACGTGTTTGTAAAATTATTAGATGAAAATCCTGTCTTGCAGCCAATGGAAAAAATACGCTCTGTATATCCAAATGCAATGCATGTTGAAAGATCCATTCAAAGACGGGAGTTTACAGAGTCAAATGAAGCAACGGTTTCAAGACATAAAACGGATGATTTATCACTATTAAAAGCTTTTTATAAAGAAATGAAAGGCTTAGATTTATCAGAAGAGAAAGAACGTTTATTTGTAGAAGTATTACAAACAGTGCAAGAACGGGAAGGTGAACGAGGATGA